GATGGCGAGGAGCGAACCGATCTTCATTCCCTCTGTCCACTTTCGCTCCTTTTCGAAGCCGCAGAGATAGAACATTTCGCAGAAACCGCGACTGGTGGTGAGCATGAAGAGAAGGAGCACCACGCTGCGCTCGAAGCCCTCGAGGCCGTAGTTTTCGCAGAACCGGGGCAGGGTGAGGGCAATGCCGGCGCGGGCCGACGCCTCTTCCCGCAAGCGGGTCTTCTGCACGTGTCCCGACAGGAGCAGCTCCACATGGTCCAGGGTGGCGTTTTCCGTTGACAGCCCGGCCAGGGACAGTACGCGCGCAACATCGCTCTCCTGGGTCGCCTCGCAGCCGTTGCAGCGCAGTACCGCCCGGGCCAGGATCAGGCGTGCTTCCTGTTCCATGGCCTGGAGATGGTCGAGGTTGTCGGCAAAGGGAGCGACCGCCGGCGCGGAATCCCGCGCCGACAGATGGAGAACCTGAGCGCCCTGGTCCGCAGGGGTGAAGGTCGTTTGTGCGTTCATGGTCGTGGTCATGGTGGGTCTCGTTTTCAGTAACTGCGGGTTCTGAGCGGCTCGATGACATCGGCCAGCCCGTACTGGATGGCTTCATCCGGGGCGAGCCAGGTATCCACGTCCCGCAGGAGGTAGTTCTCCAGCTCCTCCCGGGAAGAGATGTTCGAGTAGGAGAGGTAGTGCTGGAGAATCCGCTCGTGCTCCAGGTCTTCCTCCTTGCGGCTGGCGATGAGCTGGCTGTGGTTGCCGAAATTGAAGGCCGAGAACCGGTGGGAAAGGATCGAGGTCCGCGGGGTGATGACCCTGCGCCCCCTTTCTCCGGTCATGAAGACCAGGAGCCCCATGGAAGCGATCATGCCGATGCCGGTGGTATAGATGGGAATCCGCGACCACTCCATGATGTCGATGATCGAGAAGCCTGCCGGACACGATCCGCCGGGGGAATTGATGATCATCTGGATCTGGTTCACTTCCCCCCTGATGTTGTATTCGATGATTTCCTTGCAGACCCCCTCGGCGGTGCCGGAATCAATGGCGCCGGAGAGGTAGATGATGCCGTAATCGCTGAGCCCGTTCTCTTTTTGCTGCTTGTTGCCGTCTTTCGCCATGGAGTGCCTCCTCAAGCATTCGTTATAAATACCGATACAATGCATGCGTGACATTTTCGGGCACAGGGCGATTGTGCCGATTACCGGTCGGGGGAGGGTGACGTGCCGAAGCGGGAAAAGGACTGCTGGGCGGGACAGCTGGTGGATATGGTGGAGACGGTGAAGCTTCTGAGCCGTCCCCAGGGGGCAACGATAGCCGAGATCGTGGCGAACACCTCCGTGGAGCGCCGGACGGTCTACCGGATCTTCAAGGCGCTGGAGCGGATAGGGCTTCCGGTCCACGAAACCGCCGCCGGGTTCATGGAGCGGCAGAAGCGCTACCAGCTCGACGAGGGATCGGTCCTCAAGACCCCCAACCTTGCAACCCTCACCTTTGACGAGGCCCTTTCCCTCTATGCCCTCAGGGGGAACCTGGGGGTCTACCAGGGCACCATGATCGAAGAGTCGGTGGATGCCGCCTTCAGAAAGCTGGGGCTGATCCTCCCGCCGGGGTTTCGCCGGATGATGGAGCGCTATGCAACGCTCTTCATTCCCACCGCCAAGGCGGCCAAGGACTACAGCGGGGTGCAGGAAACCATTGACGACCTCAGCTTTGCAATGCTCAACGGCAAGGTCTGCACCGTCACCTATCACTCCTTCTACGACGACCGGGACAAGACCTTCACTATCCACCCGCTTCACTTCTTTGAACGGGATGGCGGGCTATACCTGCTGTGCATTGTCGCCCGCTTTTCCAGCATCAGAACCCTGGCCGTCGAGCGGATCCGCTCTCTGGACATTGCCGAGCAGGAGTTTGACTATCCGGAGGGATTCGATCCCCACGAACTGCTCGACTCCGCCTTCAACATCATCTTCGACGAGCCCTTTGATGCAAGGATTCGCTTTTCCCCCGGGCAGGCCCGGTACATAAAGGAGCGGCGCTGGGCGAAGGATCAGGAGTTTATCGATGAAGTCGACGGCTCGGTGGTTCTGGTGATGAGAACTTCAGGCCGTGACGAGGTCAAGCGGTGGGTGCTTTCCTTCGGCTCCGCAGCGGAGGTGCTGGAGCCGGCGGAGTTGAGGGCTGAGGTAAAGCAGGAATTCGAGGCGGCTGCCCGGAGGTATGATTGACAGAAGCATTTTGCTTTGAGGGAATGGGAAAAAACCGAATGTCAGAACTGATCTACCATAGTGCTGACAATGACCGATATCGTCCGCAACAGGTGACCTGATGCAGTGAGGACGAATTCAGCGACGTGCAGGATCGGCCTGCTTCATCTGAAGCGTAGAGGATGAAGTCAATCGTTTCCTCCCGAGAATCATTGCCTACAATTGTCTCAAGCCGTCGGAATTGTCGTGTGGCTTTTCGGATATAGTTGGCTTTGGAGTTTTTCCCCATATCAGGCATCAGATGAATCCGACGGAAATTTACTCTCCCCTCGTGGTTTCCTTAAGCATCTTCAGCATCCGATAAACGAATCTTTGCTGGTCCTCGCTCAGATCCTTCACTAATTGGTCGATCCCCGCCCGTCGCTCACCGGCGTCATCCAGATGTGAAAAATCGAAGAAGTCCTTCAGCGGCACCTCAAGAACCGTGGCGATCTTTTCGAGCCGGTCGAGGGAGGGGTAACTCTTCCCCACCTCGAGTCGGCTCATGTGCTGCGGCTCCACCCCAATGAGCTCGGCTAGCTCTTCCTGGGAAAGCTTCCGTGCTTTCCGCAGTTCCTTGATCCTCGCTCCCAGCAATTCCTTGGTTGTCTTCATAGGTGATCCTCTCTGGGCCTACCCTACTCAAATGACAAAACGGTCAACACAATATTTAATGCTAACTTTTTTTTAAAAATTCGCATCATATGATGTATAATCGACATTAAATGTTAAGTATTGGCCGATAGACAATGTTTAAGATTTATTTCGGGTTGCCGGTCAATCATCTTTTGGGGAGGGAATAATGCGTAATAAGGTCCTGTTGAGTCTGATGTTGGTCGTGTTGGCCGGTTGTGCAGCGGATCTGAGGAGCGGCAGAAAGTTTGAGGGGTTTCACCCGATGACCTATGCGGAATGCGAAAAGGTGCTTCCCAGCAAGGATGAGGGGGTACAGGTAATCGAAGCCCTCAGACGGACGGGCCAGTTGAAGGCCGCCGAGGCGAAGTAGGGATGGGGCCTGCCCGGCATCGCTTCGTAATAACATGACAAGGAGGAATTGATCATGTATCGCATGATGTCCTGCATTATCCTGGTAATGGTTCTGCTCAGTGCTATCCCCGCCGCCGGTGAGGATAACACGCTCAAGAAGGCTCTGTGGGTGGAGGGAGGAGCGACGCTGCAGGGAAACTACTCTGTCGCGCTCGGTACGCGGTTGGGCCCCATTGGCATGAAGTTCGGTTATGGGGGAGACTTCGACTATGAGGGCAAAGTGGTCAATGACGCCTACCCATTCACCCTGGCGGATCTGGGTGTTGCCGCAAAGCCCGTGGGCAAGAAGAAAATTGATCCGGCTTTCGGATTCGATATGATGGGATTTTACGACTTTACTCGGAACTTGACCGGTTACGCAGAAGGTGGGGTCTACTGGCAGGAAGAACGGAAGGTCATGGTGGTGACCGAGGCACAGCGGCTCTTTGCCTGGCCGGCTGGGACTCTCTTCAACGTTGAGAAGAAACGCTATGTCCTCACCGTCGAAGGTGGCGCCGGTATTCAGTACCGGATTCCCTACGATAACTGGCACGCGGTTCTGCTCACCGCCGGTTATCATACGCTCCGTGGAGTCAGTGGAGGAATCGGTTTGGCGTTCTGATGGTTTATCTTATGACGGATAACAATGACCACGTAGGGGGGAGTCCCATGTCCAACACCCGCAATTACGAAGATCTCAAGCACCGCCTCGAATCCGCCTTTGATCCCGAGCAGGCAAAGCTACTGGCAGAGGTGTTCATGGAGTCACGGAAGACGGCAGAGACGACCTCGAAAGAGCCTCCAAGCCCAGATGAATTGCAGCGGAGGTTGAAGAGACTCAACCGCTCCACCATGATTGTTGTGTTCATAGAAGCTGTTGCTCTGGTGATTGTTGGCGTTCTGATCTCCGATTACATGCACACCAAGAAACTTGCCGGATTCGATGCTTTTTTGTTCGGCATGTGGTTTTTGTTAACAGTGAGTAGCTTCGTGGTGCTCGCCATTCTGGCCGAGAGGCGCAAGAGATTGAAGCGGGTGATTGAATCCGCGTCAAAATGAGACTTCAGAATGCCTGAACCGTCACCGAGACATGGTGATAACGTGGGCAAACGAGCGCACTCCCAGGTGCTCACCTTTTTGGAAGAGGCACAAGTGCATGGGATAGCCTATGCGGAGCGTAGAACGCTGCAGCGGCTGGCTATGGGATTACTGAACCTGGGCGAGCTATCCCTAGCCGCCAGCGAGATCGAGCGGCGGGTTGAACGGAAGTACAGCTTCTACCATTGGTGGTATATCGTCATAATCGGACTGGGAGTTGCCGCCTTGCCGCTTTATCTTGTTGCCATTTTTTTGGGTCGCTTCCCAGCGACGTTTCGGATGGTGTTCTGCTTCATCGTTCCGGCAATTATCATCTTCATCCGGGTCTACGCTGGCTATCTGCGGGAGATCGATGAAAGGCGCCGCCGATACCGCACACACCTGGCAGCGTTATGCCACCTCCTGGGGAAGCAGACGTAAGCGCCCCCCCTTTGGTATGGTGCAGTGAATTCTGTGTCACATCAGTCAACGAGCGTTGACTAAAACGACAAGGTGGTCCGAATGAAACATTACATTGCGTATCTCAGGGTCTCGACCGACAAACAGGGTGAGCAGGGGCACGGGATCAGCGCCCAGCGCCAGGCGATCGGGAGCTACTTGGGTGCCCACGGCGGAGAGCTTCTGGAAGAATATGTCGAGGTCGAGAGCGGTAAAAAGAACGACCGGCCGGCGCTACAGAAGGCCATCAATCGCTGCAAGATGTCCCGGGCGACGCTGATCATCGCGAAGCTGGACCGACTCTCCAGAAATCTGGCCTTCATTGCCAACCTCATGGACGCGGGGATCGATTTCATCGCCTGCGACAATCCCTACGCCAACAAGCTGACCATCCACATCCTGGCTGCAATCGCCGAGCACGAGCGGGAGATGATCAGCCGGCGAACCCGGGAGGCCCTGGCCGCCGCCAAGACGAAAGGGGTAAGACTCGGTGGCCACCGCGGAGCGATTCTTACCGAGGAAATCCAGCTTCAGGGACTCGAAGAGCGTCGGGCTCGAGCCAGGGAGTACGCTGCAAACGTCTACCCGACGATCCGAGAGCTGCTGGATGCCGGGCACAGTCTGAATGGGACAGCCCAAGCCCTCAACAGCCGTCGCATTCTCACGGCTCGTGGTTGCATGTGGACAGCCAAGTCGGTCAGTCGCATCCTGCAGGCGGCCGAAGGCCGTGAGCGTTCCCCCGAGATTCTTCCCACCACATAGTCCTTGCCTTTTGCTCTCCG
The nucleotide sequence above comes from Geobacter benzoatilyticus. Encoded proteins:
- a CDS encoding helix-turn-helix domain-containing protein, translated to MKTTKELLGARIKELRKARKLSQEELAELIGVEPQHMSRLEVGKSYPSLDRLEKIATVLEVPLKDFFDFSHLDDAGERRAGIDQLVKDLSEDQQRFVYRMLKMLKETTRGE
- a CDS encoding recombinase family protein produces the protein MKHYIAYLRVSTDKQGEQGHGISAQRQAIGSYLGAHGGELLEEYVEVESGKKNDRPALQKAINRCKMSRATLIIAKLDRLSRNLAFIANLMDAGIDFIACDNPYANKLTIHILAAIAEHEREMISRRTREALAAAKTKGVRLGGHRGAILTEEIQLQGLEERRARAREYAANVYPTIRELLDAGHSLNGTAQALNSRRILTARGCMWTAKSVSRILQAAEGRERSPEILPTT
- a CDS encoding ATP-dependent Clp protease proteolytic subunit; its protein translation is MAKDGNKQQKENGLSDYGIIYLSGAIDSGTAEGVCKEIIEYNIRGEVNQIQMIINSPGGSCPAGFSIIDIMEWSRIPIYTTGIGMIASMGLLVFMTGERGRRVITPRTSILSHRFSAFNFGNHSQLIASRKEEDLEHERILQHYLSYSNISSREELENYLLRDVDTWLAPDEAIQYGLADVIEPLRTRSY
- a CDS encoding helix-turn-helix transcriptional regulator; the encoded protein is MPKREKDCWAGQLVDMVETVKLLSRPQGATIAEIVANTSVERRTVYRIFKALERIGLPVHETAAGFMERQKRYQLDEGSVLKTPNLATLTFDEALSLYALRGNLGVYQGTMIEESVDAAFRKLGLILPPGFRRMMERYATLFIPTAKAAKDYSGVQETIDDLSFAMLNGKVCTVTYHSFYDDRDKTFTIHPLHFFERDGGLYLLCIVARFSSIRTLAVERIRSLDIAEQEFDYPEGFDPHELLDSAFNIIFDEPFDARIRFSPGQARYIKERRWAKDQEFIDEVDGSVVLVMRTSGRDEVKRWVLSFGSAAEVLEPAELRAEVKQEFEAAARRYD